The Nocardia sp. BMG51109 nucleotide sequence GCGGGCGGCCACTCGGCACCCGGTCAGGACGACGTATGGCGGATCACCCGGCACGGCGCGGCCGTCCTGAGACAACTCGCCCGCGGAACCGGCAGCGCGACGACACCGAATACGAAAGGGACACAACCGCAGTGACTTGCATTCCCTACCCGCCGCGCCACGCGGCGGCAGAGGCGTGCCGGGTGATGATGGCGTGTCATCACGAATGGGATATGGCACCGGTGGTGTTCGGATTCGAATACCTTCCGGCACAAGGGATCAACGCCTACCCGGTCCCGCTGGCAACCGGCGACGACGAGGCGGCGGCGATGATCGAGCTGTCGGCGCGGATGATCCAGAACGGCATCGCGTGCTGGGGGCTGGGATTGCTGTTCGAACACTTCGTGTCGATCACCGACCAGGGCTCCTACTTCGAGATGGCCGTCACCGGGCCGGGACACGGTAGCGCGGCGGCGACGGCGGTACTGGCCGACATTCGCGGAAATGTGTGCCACACCACCACATTCCGTGCCGAGCAGGGCCGGATACCGAAGACCATCTATATGTCCGCGCCCCCGGATGGCAAGCGGCCGTTCGTCTCCGACGATTTCACGATGCTGGCGCTGTGGTCGGCCGCCCGCGCACTGCCGCAGGCATGGCGTCAACACAGCCCCCGCGCGCGGGCCGAATCCAACTGACAGGGGCGGACGATGCCGATCACCGACTACATGTTCGCCGACGACCCGAATCGCCTGCGCGCGATATGGATCGAAGCTCGCGCCCGCCGCGGCGGATACCGCATGGACCGCAAACTCGCGGAATCGGGCGCCACCGGCCCCGACGGCTACCGCCTGTGCGACGCGGAGACAGGACACGAAGTGCTCCGCTCGGCGTACCTCGACGACCTGGAGAGGTTCTTGAACGGATGAGGGCTCATGACACTGTCGAGACCCGCCGCGACCGTGTTGCCGCTGCTAGCGTCACCGGCATGACTGCCTCCGGTTATGTGCCGCACATGTACTCGATTTCGATCAAGGGCGTGGTCGTTCGTGACGCTACAAGCGGTCGGTCATGACGTGGTTCGCACAACTGCGGGCAGCGGAGAACGAAGCCTCGCCGAGTTAGCGGGTTCAGGGGGAGACGGCTACGCCCAGATACTGCGATCCGAGGAATTTCGGGGTCGACTCCTCGTAGAAACGGTCCAGTTCGCGGATCTCGAAGTCGGCCTGTTCGATCGCGGTGTCGATGTCGCGGTTCAGATTGCAGCCGCCGAACAGGGTCTTCTGTACCGGGTTCAGCCGGTGTTGCCAGGTCTGTACCGGAGCGTCGGGGGCCAGGCCGTGCTCGACGAAGTGGAAGGTGCCGCCGGGGACCAGGACTCGCCGGATCTCGGACAGGGCGGCCGCCATCTCCGGGATGGTGCACAGGGTCCAGGTCGACAGCGCGGTGTCGAAGCTGTTGTCCGGGAACGGGAGTGACTGGCCGTCCAGACCCGAGCGGCGCACCTCGACGGTCGATTGCGCCAGCCGCTTCGCGGCCAGCCGCCAGCCCGCGTCGGCCGGTTCGACGGCGGTCACCGATTGCACGGCGGACGGGTAGTACGGCACGTTGTGCCCGGAGCCGAACCCGATCTCCACCACGCGCCCGCTGAGTCCGCCGCACACCCGTTCCCGCATCGCCGCATTGGCCGGCAACCCACACGCCACGTCGATGATCCGCGGCACCACCCGCTCGCTGTAAATACCCACCTCACCACTGTGACACGGGCGTGCCCGGACCACCCCGAATCGCCGACCCGGTCGAGGACGCGCGGTATTCGGAAGAGACGCGAGGCGTGTGCCGGTATCGACCGCGCCCGTCGGCGCAACCTTCATAGCGCCGGAACGTCGCACCGGCACGCACGCTCTGACCTGGGTACTTCTATTCGTTGGGGCGATGGTCTCGCCGTGCCGGAAGTGCCAGTGGTAGGAGCCCCAGGGTCGGTGCTGTGGTGGCCGCGCCGTATCTCGAAAGGTCGCTCGGTGCGAGGGTTCTACCCCGCCGCCGGGAACCGCCCGCCGAGCCAGCCCGTGACGTAGTCCAAGACCTCCGGGGAGACGGTGGTTTCGATCTGGGAGTACTCGGCAAGGTCGCCGGTGCCGGCGGGCTGCATGAGGTGGTTGAGGCCGTCGAAGACGTGGACGTCGGCGTCGGGGTCGGCGGCCAGCAGCCGCCGGGCCGCCGGTTCGCTCTGCCTCGCCGGGACCTGCAGGTCCTTGCCGCCGTAGCAGGCGAGAACCGGCATGCGGAGCGCCGACAGCGCCGGGGCGGGGTCGTAGGAGATGAGCGACTGGAAGTACAGGCTGGTGTACTCCTCGATCATCGCCGGCGGCATCCGCTGCTCCGGCGGGACCTTCGTGTTGACGTCGGCGAGGTAGCGGCGCACCTGCTCCGTGTCGCCGGTGCGGACGAGCGTGGAGAGCGTGCTGACGAATCCGGTCCGGTCGCGGTTCTCCTCGACGGTGCCGCCGCGCGCCGCGAGCAGCGCGCGATTCTGTTCCAGCAGCACGTCCGCGCCGTCGACGGCCGGACCGGCCATCATGATCACGAAGGCGACGCCGCTGCCGGGCCGGGACGCCACCAGGGGAGCGAGATAGCCGCCCTCGCTGTGGCCCAGCAGCCCGATCCTGGTCTCGTCGATATCGGGCCGGCCGCGCAGGAAGTCCATGCCGGCGACCACGTCACCGGCGAGGTCGTCGTAGGTGGCGTGCGCGAGCGTGCCCCCGGTGCCGCCGACGCCGCGGTCGTCGGTGCGCAGCACGGCGTATCCGGCACGGGTCAGGGCATCGGCCAGCAGCAGGAAGGGCTTGTGGCCCTGGATCTGTTCGTCGCGGTCCTGCGCGCCGCTGCCGGAGATCAGCACGACCGCCGGGTGCGGACCGGGCGCGGACGGCTGCGTGAGCGTGCCCGCGACGTTCAGCGCTCCGCTGCGGAAGCTCACGTCCTCGGACCGGTAGGGAAACGGTGGCCGCGGCTCCTGCGGCCGCGGCGGCACGGCCACCTCGCCGCGTTCGAGGGTCAGCGGCAGCGGCTGCCCCGACTGGGTGAACGTGCCGGTGATCGTCTCGGCGCCGCGGTCGTAGCGGCCCTGGAAGGTGGGCGTGCCGGGGATGCCCGGGATGGTGAAGCCGAGCTCGGCGGGGTCGCCCGAGACCTGTTCGAGCGGCCGGTCGTAGATGCCCTGCACCGGTACCGACGCGGTGGCGCCGGTCTCCGTGAACGTCACGCCCAGCGGCAGCGGCTGCTCCGGCACCGGCAGCGTGCCGTGCCACGAGCCGATCACCGCACGGTCCGCCGTCACCGGCGCGGGCTGCGGCGATTCGGACCGCGAGCAGCCCGCCGCGACCGCGACGACGAGCAACAACGGCGCCAATGATCGCAACGATCGCATAACTCACGATAACCAGTCCGGGTCCGGCGCCACGGCCGCATCGCCGGAAAACCCCAGCATGCCCGGGGCATCCGCGCCCGCACCGCCGGGTCACCGGCCGGGGGCGGGAAATCACCACTCGGACAACGTCATTGCCGCACCGTGCCGCCCGCCGTACGTTGGACAGGTGAGCAACGTCGCTTTCCCCGCCGATTCGGCGGATCTGCCCGCCGGGGTGGCCGGTCACGCCGCGCCCGGATTCGAGCCGCTGGTGCGCGCGTTCGCCGGATTCGTCGGCGGCCGGGCGGGGGCCGGTGGCGCGCTGGCGGTGTACCGCCACGGCGAGCCGCTGGTGAACATCCACACGGGCCGGGCCTCGGCCACCGCGCCCTGGACGGAGGACACCGGCGCCCTGGTGTTCTCGGCGACGAAGGGCATCGCCGCCACGGTGATCCACCGGCTGGCCGACCGCGGACTGCTCGACTACGCCGCGCCGGTGGCCGAGTACTGGCCGGCGTTCGGCGCCGGCGGCAAGCAGCGGATCACGGTGCGGCAGTTGCTGACTCACCGCGCCGGGTTGTCCGGGCTGGGCCCGGTCGCCGCCGGGCCGAGTGAGGTGCTCGACCACGAACTGATGGAGCGGCGGCTGGCCGCGGCCGAACCCGATGCGCTGCTGGGCGTTCCGACCTATCACGCGCTCACCTTCGGCTGGCTGCTGGCGGGCCTGGCGCGGTCGATCACCGGCCGCCCGATGGCGGAGCTGTTCCGCACCGAGGTCGCCGAGCCGCTGGGAATCGAGGGCATCCATCTGGGCCGCCCGCCGGCGGGCTCGCCGACCACGGTGGCGCGGATGGCGGGCTCGCGGCTCGCCGCGGCCGGTTCACCGGTCGGGTCGCTGGTCCTCGGCCGCGTCCCCGGGATTCCGGGCTGGCCGGGCGCGGTGGCGCGGTCGATGTTCCTGCCCGGCCTCGAGGCCATGCTGGAGGGCGACGAACCGCCGATGCTGGATACCGAGATGGCCGCGGCCAACGGCGTCTGCACCGCCGACGCGCTGGCCGCGCTGTACGGCGCGATCGCCTGCGACGGCATGGTGGCCGGGCGCCGCTACCTGTCCCCGGCCACCGTGCGCGCCGTGCGCCGGGTCGAGTGCTACCGGCTCGACAACGCGCTGTTCTACCTGCCGATGATGTGGCATCTCGGCTACCACTCGTTCCCGGTTCCCGGCGCCCGCACCGGATTCGGGCACATCGGTCTCGGCGGATCCTTCGGCTGGGCCGAACCCCGGCTGGGCCTGTCGGTCGGTTTCGTGCACAACCGCCTGAGCCTCGACCGGTTCGCGTGGGACCAGATCGCCTCGGCCTGGGTGCTGCCGCTGGCGGTCCGCGGCGCCCGCGCCGCCCGGCGCCCGGTCCCCGCGCCGCAGCGCCGCGCCGCGTAGGGCAGGTGCACCCGCGGGCTCAGGTCAGGTAGCGGTAGGCGGGGGAGTCGGGGTCGAGGCGCTCGCCCCGGATGGGGGAGTCGTGCATGCGCTGTTGCAGCGGTGCCAGGCCCTCGGGCGTGCCCAGTTCGATGCCGACCAGCGCGGCGCCGGTCTCCCGGTTGTTGCGCTTGACGTATTCGAACAGGGTGATGTCGTCCTCGGGGCCGAGCACCTCGTCGAGGAAGCGCCGCAGCGCGCCCGGCTCCTGCGGAAAGTCCACCAGGAAATAGTGTTTCAGCCCCTGGTGCACCAGCGAGCGCTCGATGACCTCGCCGTAGCGGGACACGTCGTTGTTGCCGCCCGACACCAGGCACACCACCGTCGACCCGGGCTCCACGTCGATCTCGGCGAGCGCCGCCACCGCCAGCGCGCCGGCGGGCTCGGCGATGATGCCCTCGTTCTGGTACAGCTCCAGCATGGCGGTGCAGATCGCGCCCTCGTCCACCTGCATCAGGCGGAACGAGCCTGCGCCCGTGGGTGATTCGGTCGTGGTCAGCAGCGGCAGCGAGGCGTGCGAGCGGACCCGGCCGCCGAATTTCGCCACCGTCGAGTACGGCAGGCCGCCGATCCGGCGCACGGCCGCCCCGTCGACGAACGGGTCGATCTCGGGCAGCGTCACCGGGCCGCCGGCCACCAGCGCCGCCGTCATCGACGCCGCGCCGGCCGGCTCCACGCCGAGAATGGCTGTGCTGGGCGACCTTTCGCGCAGATACGTCCCGATACCGGCGAGGCAGCCGCCGCCGCCGACCGGCACGATCACCAGATCCGGTGTGCCGCCGAGCTGTTCGAGGAACTCGGCGGCGATGGTGCCCTGGCCGGCCGCGGTGCGGGGATCGTCGAACGGCGGCACCATGGTGGCGCCGGTGCCCGCCACATCGTCGGCCGCCGCCTCGGCCGCGGCGTCGAAGGTGTCGCCGATCGCGATCAGCTGGACGAACGGCCCGCCGTGCGCGCGGATCCGGTCGCGCTTCTGCTTCGGGGTCGTGGTCGGCACGTAGATGCGGCCCTGGATGCCCATCGCCTTGCAGGCGAAGGCGACGCCCTGCGCGTGGTTCCCGGCGCTGGCCGCCACCACGCCGGCCGCGCGCTCGGCGTCGGACAGCTGCACGATCAGGTTGTAGGCGCCGCGCAGCTTGTAGGAGCGGACCGCGGTCAGATCCTCGCGCTTGACGTAGACGTTCGCGCCGGAGACCGTCGACAGCCGCTCGATCCGCTGCAGCGGCGTCGGCTCGATGATGTCGGAAATTCGCTTGGTGGCCGCATCGATCTCGTCCGCGCTCAGTACGGGCAGCGGACCGGACACCTTCTCTGCGATATCAAGCGAGTTCGACACCCGAACATGCTAGCTGGGTGCCCCTCGGCGCCGATCTCCGGACGTCCGGAGACGAGGCGGCCCGGCCCGCGCGAACGGGCCGGGCGACGGTGCCGGCCGGAGCTACCGCGGGGTGAGCACGAAGACCGGGATCTGGCGATCGGTCCTGGTCTGGTAGTCCGCGTAGTCGGGGTACGCCTCGACGGCCCGCTCCCACCACACGGCCTTCTCCTCGCCGAACACCTCGCGGGCGGTGTAGTCCCGCACCACGGCCCCGTCGCGCAGCTCGACGTGCGGTTCGGCCTTGATGTTGTAGTACCAGACAGGATGCTTCGGCGCCCCGCCCAGCGAGGCGACCACGGCGTACTCGCCGTCGTGCTGCACCCGCATGAGCGCGGTCTTGCGCAGCTTCCCGGTCTTCGCCCCGCGCGTGGTGAGCAGGACGATCGGCCGGCCCCCGGCCGTGCCGGCCTCGGCACCGTTCGATGCCTCGTACTTCTCGGCCTGTTTCCGGGCAAAATCCCAGGTGCTGGGTTCGTACTCTCCGATAAGCGGCATGTCCCCGACAAGGCCCGGAACGCGCGCGGATATTCCTGGGATCGAAATGTTCGTTGGACCGAACTTTGCTGTCCGTGTAGCCTGAAGACATGGTAGTGGCGGACCCTCTCGCGCGTCCCGCGGCCGTCGGCCGCCGGACGATCGATATCGCGGGCACCCCCTGGCCGGTCTACAAGCTCGAGGCCCTCGCCCTCGGGGTGGCGGTCTTCCTGCTGCTCGTTCTCATCACCGGCTCGTTGCAGGTGGCGGTGCTGTCCGGCGCGGCCGCCGCCGCGCTCCGCTGGATCGCCGGTGCCGTCCGGGGCACCGGAAGTCAGCGTTCCCACAGCCGCCACATGGCAAGTTCGGCGTCGTAACCGCCGACCCTGCGCGCGGCATCCCGAAATGACCGGTCTCGGCCGAGGTTGGCCGATCGAGTGGTAGTTGACTCGGATTCCGAGTTCCTCGAGGGCGTTTCGCAACGATCGTGCCGAGCCGTCGCTGATGTTGAGCAGATCGACCTCGGTCCAGGCGAGCTTGCCGTCGACGATCTCGTCGATGCGTGAAACGGGCACCGGCCCGACGATACGGATGTTCGGCACAGTGGGGTGCCCGGCCGGAGGTGTTAACGTTAACAGAGTCGGTGTCGTGCTCCGGCGCAGTGTCGACAGCGGTTGACGGGCAACCGGTTTCGGTGGTCGCCGAGAGCGGTGCCGGGGGCCGGTTCGGGCGAGCGCTAACCTGGAATTCGGGAACGATCGGGGCCGCGCAGGCACAGCGGCCCGGGAAGCAGGGATGTGAAAGAGCTCGCGAGCCACGGACGCGTACCGGATCGGCCGGCGGTGATGACCGACGTGGCCAAGCTGGCGGGGGTGTCGCATCAGACGGTGTCCCGGGTGCTCAACGCCAGCCCCCAGGTGCGGCCGGAAACGCGGGACAAGGTGCTGCGGGCGGTGGCGGAGCTGGGCTATCGGCCCAATGCGATGGCGCGGGGGCTGGTGAGCCGGCGGTCCCGGGTGCTCGGCGTGGTCACCTTCGACACCGTGCTCTACGGCCCGGCGAGCATGATGCTCGGCATCGAAAGGGCCGCGCGCGCAGCGGGTTACGGTGTCAGCATCGTCACCCTCGAGCGGGTCGACCGGGCCGGGGTGCTGGCGGCCGTGGATACGCTCGCCGGGCAGGGCGTGGACGGGGTGGTCATCATCGCCCCGCAGACCTCCGCCGTGGCCGCGCTGCACAACCTGCCCGCCCGGCCGGTGGCGGTCGCGGTCGAGGTGGGTCAGGACGCGCCGCTGCCCTCGGCCACCGTCGACCAGTTCGAGGGTTCCCGCCTGGCCGTGCGGCATCTGCTGGACCTGGGGCACGAGACCGTGTGGCACGTGTCCGGTCCGGGCGATTCGCTGGAGTCCCGCGACCGGATCGAGGGCTGGCGGCGCACGCTGGCGGAATCCGGTGCGACCGCCCCGCCGCCGATCGGCGGCGATTGGAGCGCGCGCTCGGGCTACGAGGCGGGCCTGGTACTGGCCGCGCAGCCGGACGTGACGGCGGTGTTCACCTCCAACGACCAGATGGCGCTGGGCCTGCTGCGCGCCTTCGCCGAACGCGGCATCCGGGTGCCCGAGCAGGTGTCGGTGGTGGGCTTCGACGATATCCCCGAGGCCGCCTACCTGTCCCCGCCGCTGACCACCGTGCGCCAGGACTTCGACGAGGTGGGCCGGCGCAGCATGGCCCTGCTGCTGCACCTGATGGAGGCCGAGGGCGAGGTGCCGAACCCGCCGCCGGTGGTGCCGACGCTGGTCGTGCGCGGGAGTTCGGCCGGGCCGCAACGGGACTGACCCGGGCCCGGCCGATGGCGCCGGCCGCCCCGTGCCGGGCCTAACTCGTCAGGCAGCCCGGCCCCAGCAGCGCCTTCAGGTCGCCCATCAGCGCCGAGGACGGTGACACCCGCAGGTTGTCGGGGATCCGCAGCATGGTGGTCTTCTCGCGGGAACCGATGTGGCGGATGTGCACATCGGCCGTGCCCGGATGGCTGGACAGCACGCGCTTGAGAGCGGTGATCTTGTCGGGGGTGCACAGCCTGGTCGGAATCGTCACCGCCAGCGGCTTTTCCACGCCGATCGAGGACAGGTCCGGCACGGCCAGATCGTTGGCGATCAGCGAGATGCGGTCGTCGCGGACCGAGACCCGGGCCTTGACCAGCACCACCGCGTCCTCGACCACGTCCATGCCGTACACCGAGTAGGCCTGCGGGAAGAACAGCACCTCTATACCACCGGTGAGATCCTCCAACTGCGCGGAGGCCCAGGGCATTCCGTTCTTGTTGATGCGCCGGGTGACCGAGGCGAGGATGCCGCCGATGGTGACTTGCGTGCCGTCCTTCACGTCGCCCTCGAGGATGGTCGGGATCGGCGTATCGGTCTGTGCCGCCAGCACGTGCGCGACACCGTCGAGCGGGTGCCCGGACACGTACAGGCCCAGCATCTCCCGCTCCAGGGCCAGCTTGTGCTTGGTGTCCCACTCCTCGTCGGGCACCTTGACATCGAAGACGCCGGCCACCGAGTCGTCACCCTCGTCGAGGCCGCCGAACAGGTCGAACTGGCCGATCGCCTCGGCCTTCTTGGTGGCCATCACCGCGTCGATGGCATCGGAGTGCACCAGCATCAGGCCCTTGCGCGGATGCCCGAGCGAGTCGAAAGCGCCCGCCTTGACCAGCGATTCGGTGACCTTCTTGGTGCAGGCCACGGTGTCGATCTTGTTCAGGTAGTCGGAGAAGTCGGTGAACTTCGACTTCTCCTTGCGGGCCGCGATGATCGAGCTCACGACGTTGGTGCCGACATTGCGCACCGCGCCCATGCCGAACCGGATGTCGTTGCCGACCGAGGCGAAGTTGTGCTCGGACTCGTTGACGTCGGGCGGCAGCACCTGGATGCCGAGGCGGCGGCAGTCGGCCAGGTAGACGGCGGCCTTGTCCTTGTCGTCACCGACGGAGGTGAGCAGCGCCGCCATGTACTCGG carries:
- the ilvA gene encoding threonine ammonia-lyase IlvA; translated protein: MSNSLDIAEKVSGPLPVLSADEIDAATKRISDIIEPTPLQRIERLSTVSGANVYVKREDLTAVRSYKLRGAYNLIVQLSDAERAAGVVAASAGNHAQGVAFACKAMGIQGRIYVPTTTPKQKRDRIRAHGGPFVQLIAIGDTFDAAAEAAADDVAGTGATMVPPFDDPRTAAGQGTIAAEFLEQLGGTPDLVIVPVGGGGCLAGIGTYLRERSPSTAILGVEPAGAASMTAALVAGGPVTLPEIDPFVDGAAVRRIGGLPYSTVAKFGGRVRSHASLPLLTTTESPTGAGSFRLMQVDEGAICTAMLELYQNEGIIAEPAGALAVAALAEIDVEPGSTVVCLVSGGNNDVSRYGEVIERSLVHQGLKHYFLVDFPQEPGALRRFLDEVLGPEDDITLFEYVKRNNRETGAALVGIELGTPEGLAPLQQRMHDSPIRGERLDPDSPAYRYLT
- a CDS encoding class I SAM-dependent methyltransferase, with protein sequence MGIYSERVVPRIIDVACGLPANAAMRERVCGGLSGRVVEIGFGSGHNVPYYPSAVQSVTAVEPADAGWRLAAKRLAQSTVEVRRSGLDGQSLPFPDNSFDTALSTWTLCTIPEMAAALSEIRRVLVPGGTFHFVEHGLAPDAPVQTWQHRLNPVQKTLFGGCNLNRDIDTAIEQADFEIRELDRFYEESTPKFLGSQYLGVAVSP
- a CDS encoding nitroreductase family deazaflavin-dependent oxidoreductase; this encodes MPLIGEYEPSTWDFARKQAEKYEASNGAEAGTAGGRPIVLLTTRGAKTGKLRKTALMRVQHDGEYAVVASLGGAPKHPVWYYNIKAEPHVELRDGAVVRDYTAREVFGEEKAVWWERAVEAYPDYADYQTRTDRQIPVFVLTPR
- a CDS encoding S9 family peptidase, producing MRSLRSLAPLLLVVAVAAGCSRSESPQPAPVTADRAVIGSWHGTLPVPEQPLPLGVTFTETGATASVPVQGIYDRPLEQVSGDPAELGFTIPGIPGTPTFQGRYDRGAETITGTFTQSGQPLPLTLERGEVAVPPRPQEPRPPFPYRSEDVSFRSGALNVAGTLTQPSAPGPHPAVVLISGSGAQDRDEQIQGHKPFLLLADALTRAGYAVLRTDDRGVGGTGGTLAHATYDDLAGDVVAGMDFLRGRPDIDETRIGLLGHSEGGYLAPLVASRPGSGVAFVIMMAGPAVDGADVLLEQNRALLAARGGTVEENRDRTGFVSTLSTLVRTGDTEQVRRYLADVNTKVPPEQRMPPAMIEEYTSLYFQSLISYDPAPALSALRMPVLACYGGKDLQVPARQSEPAARRLLAADPDADVHVFDGLNHLMQPAGTGDLAEYSQIETTVSPEVLDYVTGWLGGRFPAAG
- a CDS encoding serine hydrolase domain-containing protein — its product is MSNVAFPADSADLPAGVAGHAAPGFEPLVRAFAGFVGGRAGAGGALAVYRHGEPLVNIHTGRASATAPWTEDTGALVFSATKGIAATVIHRLADRGLLDYAAPVAEYWPAFGAGGKQRITVRQLLTHRAGLSGLGPVAAGPSEVLDHELMERRLAAAEPDALLGVPTYHALTFGWLLAGLARSITGRPMAELFRTEVAEPLGIEGIHLGRPPAGSPTTVARMAGSRLAAAGSPVGSLVLGRVPGIPGWPGAVARSMFLPGLEAMLEGDEPPMLDTEMAAANGVCTADALAALYGAIACDGMVAGRRYLSPATVRAVRRVECYRLDNALFYLPMMWHLGYHSFPVPGARTGFGHIGLGGSFGWAEPRLGLSVGFVHNRLSLDRFAWDQIASAWVLPLAVRGARAARRPVPAPQRRAA
- a CDS encoding LacI family DNA-binding transcriptional regulator, translated to MKELASHGRVPDRPAVMTDVAKLAGVSHQTVSRVLNASPQVRPETRDKVLRAVAELGYRPNAMARGLVSRRSRVLGVVTFDTVLYGPASMMLGIERAARAAGYGVSIVTLERVDRAGVLAAVDTLAGQGVDGVVIIAPQTSAVAALHNLPARPVAVAVEVGQDAPLPSATVDQFEGSRLAVRHLLDLGHETVWHVSGPGDSLESRDRIEGWRRTLAESGATAPPPIGGDWSARSGYEAGLVLAAQPDVTAVFTSNDQMALGLLRAFAERGIRVPEQVSVVGFDDIPEAAYLSPPLTTVRQDFDEVGRRSMALLLHLMEAEGEVPNPPPVVPTLVVRGSSAGPQRD